The proteins below are encoded in one region of bacterium:
- a CDS encoding acyl-CoA dehydrogenase family protein, with product MPTHEVLNQPPPLRDYNLFTSDRALGEAMRREGAGWAVARASALGATCGRAEVIEWGVQANASPPVLRTHDRFGHRIDVVEYHPAYHELMRLSVGHGMHALPWREPRPGAHVARAAMFYLTSQVEAAHGCPISMTYSAVPALRVEPKVAAEWEPRLTSTHYDPRFQPADGKQGALCGMAMTEKQGGSDVRANTTRAEKGDGGWLITGHKWFCSAPMCDAFLVLAQTAKGLTCFLLPRWLPDGTLNRFHVQRLKDKIGNRANASSEVEFDRAWARRVGPEGRGVPTIIEMVNHTRLDCTIGAASGMRQAVAQATHHAQHRSAFGKRLIEQPLMQNVLADLCVESEAATAAMMRLARAYDARASADDGEGLFARLATAVVKYWVCKRWPAHAAEALECLGGGGYVEEGPLARVFRESPLNGIWEGSGNVICLDVLRAMTAGPEVVEAFFTELDRAHGADPRLDQFVLALRDDLRDPEALEARARDLVERMALALQGSLLVRDGDPAVAEAFCASRLGHQHRLAFGTLPPGFHFTRIIERARPTA from the coding sequence ATGCCCACCCACGAGGTCCTCAACCAACCGCCGCCGCTGCGCGACTACAATCTCTTCACCAGCGATCGGGCGCTGGGCGAGGCGATGCGTCGGGAGGGCGCGGGCTGGGCCGTCGCGCGGGCCAGCGCGCTCGGCGCCACCTGCGGCCGCGCCGAGGTGATCGAGTGGGGCGTGCAGGCCAACGCCTCTCCGCCGGTCCTCCGCACCCACGATCGCTTCGGGCATCGCATCGACGTGGTCGAGTACCATCCCGCCTACCACGAGCTGATGCGCCTGTCGGTCGGCCACGGTATGCACGCGCTGCCTTGGCGCGAGCCGCGGCCGGGCGCGCACGTGGCACGGGCGGCGATGTTCTACCTCACCTCGCAGGTCGAGGCGGCGCACGGCTGCCCGATCTCGATGACCTATTCGGCAGTGCCGGCGCTGCGGGTGGAGCCGAAGGTGGCGGCGGAATGGGAGCCGCGTCTCACCTCGACCCACTACGACCCGCGCTTCCAGCCCGCCGACGGCAAACAGGGCGCGCTCTGCGGCATGGCGATGACCGAGAAGCAGGGCGGCTCGGACGTGCGCGCCAACACCACCCGCGCCGAGAAGGGCGACGGCGGCTGGCTGATCACCGGCCACAAGTGGTTCTGCTCGGCGCCGATGTGCGACGCCTTCCTGGTGCTGGCGCAGACGGCGAAGGGCCTGACCTGCTTCCTGCTGCCGCGCTGGCTGCCCGACGGAACCCTCAACCGCTTCCACGTCCAGCGACTCAAGGACAAGATCGGCAACCGCGCCAACGCCTCGAGCGAGGTCGAATTCGATCGCGCCTGGGCGCGCCGGGTCGGCCCCGAGGGCCGCGGCGTGCCGACCATCATCGAGATGGTCAACCACACCCGGCTCGACTGCACCATCGGCGCCGCCTCCGGCATGCGCCAGGCGGTGGCGCAGGCGACGCACCACGCGCAGCACCGCAGCGCCTTCGGCAAGCGCCTGATCGAGCAGCCGCTGATGCAGAACGTGCTCGCCGACCTCTGCGTCGAGTCCGAGGCCGCCACCGCGGCGATGATGCGCCTGGCGCGCGCCTACGACGCGCGCGCCAGCGCCGACGACGGCGAGGGCCTGTTCGCCCGCCTGGCGACCGCGGTGGTGAAGTACTGGGTGTGCAAGCGCTGGCCGGCGCACGCCGCCGAGGCGCTCGAGTGCCTTGGCGGCGGCGGCTACGTCGAGGAGGGACCGCTGGCGCGCGTCTTCCGCGAGTCGCCGCTCAACGGCATCTGGGAGGGCAGCGGCAACGTCATCTGCCTCGACGTGCTGCGCGCCATGACCGCCGGGCCGGAGGTGGTCGAGGCGTTCTTCACCGAGCTCGATCGCGCCCACGGCGCCGACCCGCGCCTCGACCAGTTCGTCCTCGCGCTGCGCGACGATCTGCGCGACCCGGAGGCGCTGGAGGCGCGGGCCCGCGACCTGGTCGAGCGCATGGCGCTGGCGCTGCAGGGCTCGCTGCTGGTGCGCGACGGCGATCCCGCCGTCGCCGAGGCGTTCTGCGCCTCGCGCCTCGGCCACCAGCACCGCCTCGCCTTCGGCACCCTGCCGCCGGGATTCCACTTCACCCGCATCATCGAGCGCGCCCGTCCGACGGCGTGA
- a CDS encoding dienelactone hydrolase family protein — translation MQDDLFRPDALADFERRELTFLDQTRRVYVAGSGPAVIVMSEMPGIHPHVARFARWVRDAGFTVWMPHLFGDDGRPPTTLYGLRTMARACISREFRAFAADQSSPIVDWLRALAAHAHPLCGGRGVGAIGMCFTGNFALSMMLEPAVRAPVLSQPSLPLFQRGGMHIAPDELAQVRERLQREDLTVLAYRFAGDAFCRAERFAAYERALGDRFVGRVLPDSAANPDAPMKMPHSVVTIHLIDRAGEPTIAARDEILDFFRLRLR, via the coding sequence ATGCAGGACGACCTGTTCCGGCCGGATGCGCTCGCCGACTTCGAACGCCGCGAGCTGACGTTCCTCGACCAGACCCGTCGCGTCTACGTCGCCGGCAGCGGCCCGGCGGTGATCGTCATGAGCGAGATGCCGGGCATCCACCCGCACGTCGCGCGCTTCGCGCGCTGGGTGCGCGACGCCGGGTTCACGGTCTGGATGCCGCACCTGTTCGGCGACGACGGCCGTCCGCCGACCACGCTCTACGGCCTGCGGACGATGGCGCGCGCCTGCATCAGCCGCGAGTTCCGCGCCTTCGCCGCCGACCAGTCGAGCCCGATCGTCGACTGGCTGCGCGCCCTGGCGGCGCACGCCCACCCGCTCTGCGGCGGCCGCGGCGTCGGCGCGATCGGCATGTGCTTCACCGGCAACTTCGCGCTCTCGATGATGCTCGAACCGGCGGTGCGCGCGCCGGTCCTGTCGCAGCCGTCGCTGCCGCTCTTCCAGCGCGGCGGCATGCACATCGCCCCCGACGAGCTGGCGCAGGTGCGCGAGCGTCTGCAGCGCGAGGATCTGACCGTGCTCGCCTACCGCTTCGCCGGCGATGCCTTCTGCCGCGCCGAACGCTTCGCCGCCTACGAACGGGCGCTCGGCGACCGCTTCGTCGGCCGCGTCCTGCCGGACTCCGCCGCCAACCCGGACGCGCCGATGAAGATGCCGCACAGCGTCGTCACCATCCACCTCATCGACCGCGCCGGCGAGCCGACCATCGCGGCGCGCGACGAGATCCTCGACTTCTTCCGCCTGCGCCTGCGCTGA
- a CDS encoding SDR family NAD(P)-dependent oxidoreductase: MSLSPEEFRTRYGPCALIAGAAVGLGAAYARQLAAHGLDLVLLDRDPVPLAATAAAVRAAHGVAVHELVVDLGRDDVVERVRAGIAGREIGLLVYNAALGTVAPFLAITPAHIDAMLAVNCRAPAQLVHALAPAMVGRGRGGVVLMSSMSGNVGSAQLAMYAASKAFALVFGDALWIELRPHGVDVLVVQPGSTRTPGWESSQPAEGTTLPVMEPADVVREALATLGVEPLIIPGEMNRQGAAGIVQLSRRQAIEFMSQFTAGLLRNDQPAKSTPS; the protein is encoded by the coding sequence ATGTCGCTGTCGCCGGAAGAGTTCCGCACTCGCTACGGACCCTGCGCGCTGATCGCCGGCGCTGCCGTCGGGCTGGGCGCCGCCTACGCCCGGCAGCTCGCGGCGCACGGGCTCGATCTCGTGCTGCTGGATCGCGACCCGGTGCCGCTCGCCGCCACCGCGGCGGCGGTGCGGGCGGCGCACGGCGTCGCGGTGCACGAGCTGGTCGTCGACCTCGGACGGGACGACGTCGTGGAGCGCGTGCGCGCCGGCATCGCCGGGCGCGAGATCGGGCTCCTCGTCTACAACGCGGCGCTCGGCACCGTCGCGCCCTTCCTCGCCATCACGCCGGCGCACATCGACGCGATGCTCGCCGTGAACTGCCGCGCCCCGGCGCAGCTCGTCCACGCGCTGGCGCCGGCGATGGTCGGCCGCGGCCGCGGCGGCGTCGTGCTCATGTCGTCGATGTCGGGCAACGTCGGCTCGGCGCAGCTCGCGATGTACGCCGCCTCGAAGGCGTTCGCCCTGGTGTTCGGCGACGCCCTGTGGATCGAGCTGCGGCCGCACGGCGTCGACGTGCTGGTCGTGCAGCCGGGGTCGACCCGCACGCCCGGTTGGGAATCGTCGCAACCCGCCGAGGGCACCACCCTGCCGGTGATGGAACCGGCCGACGTCGTCCGCGAGGCGTTGGCGACCCTGGGGGTCGAGCCGCTGATCATCCCCGGCGAGATGAACCGCCAGGGCGCGGCCGGCATCGTCCAGCTCTCGCGCCGACAGGCGATCGAATTCATGAGCCAGTTCACCGCCGGCCTGCTGCGCAACGACCAGCCCGCGAAGTCCACGCCATCGTGA
- a CDS encoding GNAT family N-acetyltransferase, whose protein sequence is MPRVVLRPATAADTAVCGRICYDAFAAIAAQHNFPPDFPSAEFAESVLAGMLRHEEVTATAAVVDGTVVGSCFVTDTGPIAAIGPITVSPAAQDAAIGRHLMEHALDDATRRGFVGVRLVQAAYHGRSMALYAKLGFEVREPLACMQGAPLALTVPGHAVRPAGPDDAERCNVLHFRVHGHTRQPEVADAIRQGLATVVERDGRLTGYATLLGFPGHAVGETNADLQALIGAAPMFFGPGFLVPTRNGDLFRWCLSQGLRVTQPLTLMSLGLYNEPRGAFLPSVLF, encoded by the coding sequence ATGCCACGCGTCGTCCTCCGTCCCGCCACCGCGGCCGACACCGCGGTCTGCGGCCGCATCTGTTACGACGCGTTCGCGGCGATCGCGGCGCAGCACAATTTCCCGCCCGACTTCCCGTCGGCGGAATTCGCCGAGTCGGTGCTCGCCGGCATGCTGCGACACGAGGAGGTCACGGCGACCGCCGCGGTCGTCGACGGCACCGTGGTCGGGAGCTGCTTCGTCACCGACACCGGGCCGATCGCGGCGATCGGGCCCATCACCGTCTCACCGGCAGCGCAGGACGCCGCCATCGGCCGGCACCTGATGGAGCACGCGCTCGACGACGCCACCCGGCGCGGCTTCGTCGGCGTGCGCCTGGTGCAGGCGGCGTACCACGGCCGCTCGATGGCGCTCTACGCCAAGCTCGGCTTCGAGGTGCGCGAGCCGCTGGCCTGCATGCAGGGCGCGCCGCTCGCGCTGACCGTGCCCGGACACGCCGTGCGGCCGGCCGGGCCGGACGACGCCGAGCGCTGCAACGTGCTGCACTTCCGCGTCCACGGCCACACCCGCCAGCCGGAGGTCGCCGACGCCATCCGCCAGGGCCTGGCGACGGTCGTCGAACGCGACGGCCGCCTCACCGGCTACGCGACGCTGCTCGGCTTCCCGGGCCACGCGGTGGGCGAGACCAACGCCGACCTGCAGGCGCTGATCGGCGCCGCCCCGATGTTCTTCGGCCCCGGCTTCCTGGTGCCGACGCGCAATGGCGACCTCTTCCGCTGGTGCCTCTCCCAGGGCCTGCGGGTGACGCAGCCGCTCACCCTGATGAGCCTCGGACTGTACAACGAACCGCGCGGGGCGTTCCTGCCGTCCGTGCTGTTCTGA
- a CDS encoding DoxX family protein has translation MHAIIRLAGAVNGLAGRIAGALAWLPPTLARVVVGVVFVQSGWGKLSDIGRVIEFFTSLGLPMPAFQAYLASTTELVCGALLLVGFATRFAVVPLIVTMVVAIRTALWDQVDGVASLFTMIEFLYIVLFVWLGVNGAGPLSVDALLGRVAAPAPASAFGRLAA, from the coding sequence ATGCACGCCATCATCCGCCTCGCCGGCGCCGTGAACGGGCTCGCCGGCCGCATCGCCGGCGCCCTCGCCTGGCTGCCGCCGACCCTCGCCCGGGTCGTCGTCGGCGTCGTCTTCGTGCAATCCGGCTGGGGCAAGCTGAGCGACATCGGCAGGGTCATCGAGTTCTTCACCAGCCTCGGCCTGCCGATGCCGGCGTTCCAGGCCTACCTGGCGAGCACCACCGAGCTCGTGTGCGGCGCCCTGCTGCTGGTCGGCTTCGCCACCCGCTTCGCGGTCGTGCCCCTGATCGTCACCATGGTCGTCGCCATCCGCACCGCGCTGTGGGACCAGGTCGACGGCGTCGCCAGCCTCTTCACGATGATCGAGTTCCTCTACATCGTGCTCTTCGTCTGGCTCGGGGTGAACGGCGCCGGTCCGCTCTCGGTCGACGCGCTGCTCGGCCGCGTCGCCGCGCCGGCGCCGGCGTCCGCGTTCGGCCGCCTCGCGGCCTGA
- a CDS encoding cation:proton antiporter: protein MHGESILTDIGAAILAATVLAYVARALRQPLLLAYIGAGLLIGPPGLGIVRSERTIADLSELGLAFLMFIVGLEIDLKKLVRSGRIGVPVALGQVFLCALFAYVAVVGLGFAGLPALYLGVASAFSSTMIVVKLLSDKSELDTVDGRLTLGILLAQDVLAIVVLALQPNLDDPSLAPITLSLLAGLGLVAGAFTVARYLLPPLLRWAAKSPEIVLISAVSWCLLIGYFAVLADFSIAMGALIAGVTLSALPYTLDVVAKIRGLRDFFVTLFFVALGMQLDLGSPRVLAASLGLSAVVIASRFLTVTPMLSLAGFGPRVGILSAIALAQAGEFALVIVSIGLALGHIDREVTSVMALTLVITSTVSTYMVMSNHRLARGGVRLLRHLGLREHAEDAAAAASAESRPSIVLLGFHRVASSLLHAAGAREAGAGMHIVDFSPEVYQRLRAMQVSITYGDISHLDTLEHVGVEHAQLVLSTVSDDFLRSTSNMALLRAVRRINPAARVVVCAETIAQAREMYAAGADYVVMPRLETARAFLEVLDAVAAGTLDQLRAAAVRDLGERQEVLA, encoded by the coding sequence ATGCACGGCGAGAGCATCCTGACCGACATCGGCGCGGCCATCCTGGCGGCGACCGTGTTGGCCTACGTCGCGCGCGCGCTGCGCCAGCCGCTGCTCCTCGCCTACATCGGCGCCGGGCTGCTGATCGGGCCGCCGGGGCTCGGCATCGTGCGCAGCGAGAGAACGATCGCCGACCTCTCGGAGCTCGGCCTCGCCTTCCTCATGTTCATCGTCGGGCTGGAGATCGACCTGAAGAAACTGGTCCGCTCCGGCCGCATCGGCGTGCCGGTGGCGCTCGGGCAGGTGTTCCTCTGCGCGCTGTTCGCCTACGTCGCCGTCGTCGGTCTCGGCTTCGCCGGCCTGCCGGCGCTCTACCTCGGCGTCGCCTCCGCCTTCTCGAGCACGATGATCGTCGTCAAGCTGCTCTCCGACAAGAGCGAGCTCGACACGGTGGACGGCCGCCTCACGCTCGGCATCCTGCTCGCCCAGGACGTGCTGGCGATCGTCGTGCTGGCGCTGCAACCCAACCTCGACGACCCGTCGCTGGCGCCGATCACGCTGTCGCTGCTCGCCGGCCTCGGGCTGGTCGCCGGCGCGTTCACCGTCGCCCGCTACCTGCTGCCGCCGCTGCTCCGCTGGGCCGCGAAGAGCCCGGAGATCGTCCTCATCTCCGCCGTCTCGTGGTGCCTGCTGATCGGCTACTTCGCCGTCCTCGCCGACTTCTCGATCGCCATGGGGGCTTTGATCGCCGGCGTCACCCTGTCGGCGCTGCCCTATACGCTCGACGTCGTGGCCAAGATCCGCGGCCTGCGCGACTTCTTCGTCACCCTGTTCTTCGTCGCCCTCGGCATGCAGCTCGACCTCGGCTCGCCACGCGTGCTGGCGGCGTCGCTGGGACTCTCGGCGGTGGTCATCGCCAGCCGCTTCCTCACCGTGACGCCGATGCTCAGCCTGGCCGGCTTCGGCCCGCGCGTCGGCATCCTCAGCGCCATCGCGCTCGCCCAGGCCGGCGAGTTCGCGCTGGTCATCGTCAGCATCGGCCTCGCCCTCGGACACATCGACCGCGAGGTGACCTCGGTCATGGCGCTCACCCTGGTGATCACCTCGACGGTGTCGACGTACATGGTGATGTCCAACCACCGCCTGGCGCGCGGGGGCGTCCGGCTCCTGCGACACCTCGGGCTGCGCGAGCACGCCGAGGACGCGGCCGCGGCGGCGAGCGCCGAGTCGCGCCCCAGCATCGTCCTGCTCGGCTTCCACCGCGTCGCCAGCTCGCTCCTGCACGCCGCCGGCGCCCGCGAGGCGGGCGCCGGCATGCACATCGTCGACTTCAGCCCCGAGGTCTACCAGCGCCTGCGCGCCATGCAGGTGTCGATCACCTACGGCGACATCAGCCACCTCGACACCCTGGAGCACGTTGGCGTCGAGCACGCGCAGCTCGTGCTCTCGACGGTGTCGGACGACTTCCTGCGCAGCACCAGCAACATGGCCCTGCTACGCGCCGTGCGCCGCATCAACCCCGCGGCGCGAGTGGTGGTCTGCGCCGAGACCATCGCCCAGGCGCGCGAGATGTACGCCGCCGGCGCGGACTACGTCGTCATGCCGCGCCTGGAGACGGCCCGCGCCTTCCTCGAGGTGCTGGACGCGGTCGCCGCGGGCACCCTCGACCAACTGCGCGCCGCCGCGGTGCGGGACCTCGGCGAGCGACAGGAAGTACTGGCCTAG
- a CDS encoding YcbK family protein has protein sequence MRLVAIALLLALPALAEERFYFSGDGTLRLANAHFAETLDVRYRDADGRYDPEALARITRFFRSRSDGRSGPMALRLIELLDWFEDHYRPRRLVLVSGYRSPELNQSLRAAGRRVAQTSMHTEGLAADVQPVGLDLRRLWNALRRQEIGGVGLYQREGFLHLDTGRARFWEAATSKVDQNLARENARLFARTDFDRYDTLDGAVISLHSVTALPIAIRRQARLGDAVVAVAPRDDTVRADGDCWLFADPAERYELVVRTPLPAPADRRPITLDTCPPRIGATPAQVVTNPLTRLRDAAR, from the coding sequence ATGCGGCTGGTGGCGATCGCGCTGTTGCTGGCGTTGCCGGCGTTGGCCGAAGAGCGCTTCTACTTCAGCGGCGACGGGACGCTGCGGTTGGCCAACGCGCACTTCGCCGAGACGCTCGACGTGCGCTACCGCGACGCGGACGGGCGCTACGACCCCGAGGCGCTGGCGCGGATCACGCGCTTCTTCCGCTCCCGCAGCGACGGCCGCAGCGGGCCGATGGCGCTGCGCCTGATCGAGCTTCTCGACTGGTTCGAGGATCACTACCGGCCCCGGCGACTGGTCCTGGTCTCCGGCTACCGCAGCCCCGAGCTCAACCAGTCGCTGCGCGCCGCCGGCCGGCGCGTCGCCCAGACGTCGATGCACACCGAGGGCCTGGCCGCCGACGTGCAGCCGGTCGGCCTCGATCTGCGCCGATTGTGGAACGCGCTGCGCCGCCAGGAGATCGGCGGCGTCGGGCTCTACCAGCGGGAGGGATTCCTGCACCTCGACACCGGCCGGGCGCGGTTCTGGGAGGCGGCGACCTCGAAGGTCGACCAGAATCTCGCGCGAGAGAACGCGCGCCTGTTCGCCCGTACCGATTTCGACCGCTACGACACGCTCGACGGCGCGGTGATCAGTCTGCATTCGGTGACGGCGCTGCCGATCGCCATCCGCCGGCAGGCCCGCCTCGGCGACGCGGTCGTCGCCGTGGCGCCGCGCGACGACACGGTGCGCGCCGACGGCGACTGCTGGCTCTTCGCCGATCCCGCCGAGCGCTACGAGCTGGTGGTGCGGACGCCGCTGCCGGCGCCGGCGGACCGGCGCCCGATCACCCTCGACACCTGCCCGCCGCGCATCGGCGCCACCCCGGCGCAGGTGGTGACCAATCCGCTCACCCGCCTGCGCGATGCGGCCCGGTAG
- a CDS encoding amidohydrolase family protein: MHDLVIRGGTIVDGSGRERFTGDVAIDDGVIAAVGRVGGRGRREIDAGELLVTPGWVDVHTHYDGQVTWDPILAPSSWHGVTTLVMGNCGVGFAPRRPGEEQFLIELMEGVEDIPGTALHEGIEWRWESFPEYLDALAAMPRVLDVAAQVPHCALRAYVLGERAHEDELTPDAIAAMARLTEDALRAGAVGFSTSRTILHRSRHGLVPGTHSTPEELLALGGALGAAGHGVFEMVADLQGQEPDLSWMIDFCRRTGRTITFALAQTPMQPTAWRDTLARVEELAASGLRIVPQVPCRPTGMLYGLQSSLHPFISHPTYVGELAALPLAERVARLRTPEVRARLLAEEPGIEHPIARLLITNWPQMFPLGDPPDYEPAPETSVFAVAGREGRRPEEVVYDWMLERDGRQFLFAPLANYVDANFDALREMMLHPRSVLGLSDGGAHCGLICDASMPTYLLTHWARDRRRGERIPLEQVVRLQTGNTAAVYGFADRGTLEVGKKADVNVIDHDALRLHAPEMVFDLPGGGRRLVQRVDGYRYTVVSGAVTFENGEATGARPGALVRGHAA, encoded by the coding sequence ATGCACGATCTGGTCATTCGCGGGGGCACCATCGTCGACGGCAGCGGGCGGGAGCGCTTCACCGGCGACGTGGCGATCGATGACGGCGTGATCGCGGCGGTCGGCCGGGTCGGGGGGCGCGGCCGGCGCGAGATCGACGCCGGCGAGCTGCTGGTGACCCCCGGCTGGGTCGACGTGCACACGCACTACGACGGCCAGGTCACCTGGGACCCGATCCTGGCGCCGTCGAGCTGGCACGGGGTGACGACGCTGGTGATGGGCAACTGCGGCGTCGGTTTCGCGCCGCGCCGCCCCGGCGAAGAGCAATTCCTCATCGAGCTGATGGAAGGGGTCGAGGACATCCCCGGCACCGCCCTGCACGAGGGCATCGAATGGCGCTGGGAGTCGTTCCCCGAGTACCTGGACGCGCTGGCGGCGATGCCGCGCGTGCTCGACGTCGCCGCCCAGGTGCCGCACTGCGCGCTGCGCGCCTACGTGCTCGGCGAGCGGGCGCACGAGGACGAGCTGACGCCGGACGCCATCGCCGCCATGGCGCGCCTGACCGAGGACGCGCTGCGCGCCGGCGCCGTCGGCTTCAGCACCTCGCGGACCATCCTGCACCGCTCGCGCCACGGCCTGGTCCCCGGCACGCACTCGACGCCCGAGGAGCTGCTGGCGCTCGGCGGCGCGCTCGGCGCCGCCGGCCACGGCGTCTTCGAGATGGTCGCCGACCTGCAGGGCCAGGAACCCGATCTCTCCTGGATGATCGACTTCTGCCGCCGCACCGGCCGCACCATCACCTTCGCCCTGGCGCAGACGCCGATGCAGCCGACCGCCTGGCGCGACACGCTGGCGCGCGTCGAGGAACTGGCGGCGAGCGGGCTGCGGATCGTCCCGCAGGTCCCCTGCCGGCCGACCGGCATGCTGTACGGGCTGCAGAGCTCGCTGCATCCGTTCATCTCGCATCCCACCTACGTCGGCGAGCTGGCGGCGCTGCCGCTGGCCGAACGGGTGGCGCGCCTGCGCACGCCCGAGGTCCGCGCCCGCCTGCTCGCCGAGGAACCGGGCATCGAGCACCCGATCGCGCGCCTGCTCATCACCAACTGGCCGCAGATGTTCCCGCTCGGCGATCCGCCCGACTACGAGCCGGCGCCGGAAACCAGCGTCTTCGCCGTCGCCGGCCGCGAGGGGCGGCGCCCGGAGGAGGTCGTCTACGACTGGATGCTCGAGCGCGACGGCCGCCAGTTTCTCTTCGCGCCGCTCGCCAACTACGTCGATGCCAACTTCGACGCGCTGCGCGAGATGATGCTGCACCCGCGCAGCGTCCTCGGCCTCTCCGACGGCGGCGCCCACTGCGGCCTGATCTGCGACGCCAGCATGCCGACCTACCTCCTCACCCACTGGGCGCGCGACCGGCGGCGCGGCGAGCGCATCCCGCTCGAGCAGGTGGTGCGGCTGCAGACCGGCAACACCGCCGCGGTCTACGGCTTCGCGGACCGCGGCACCCTCGAGGTCGGCAAGAAGGCGGACGTCAACGTCATCGACCACGACGCGCTGCGCCTGCACGCGCCGGAGATGGTCTTCGATCTGCCCGGCGGCGGCCGCCGGCTGGTGCAGCGGGTGGACGGCTATCGCTACACCGTCGTCTCCGGCGCGGTGACCTTCGAGAACGGCGAAGCGACCGGCGCGCGGCCCGGCGCCCTGGTCCGCGGCCACGCCGCGTAG
- a CDS encoding dihydrolipoyl dehydrogenase, translating to MEVKRVDVAVIGAGTAGLAARRAAVAAGASVAIIESGAYGTTCARVGCMPSKLLIAAADAAHEVAHAGRFGVRVPDGVRIDGAAVLARVRRERDRFVGLVAEGVAAIPAAERIRGRARFVAPGVLAVDEHTRIEARAVVVATGSKPTLPPPLLAAGAPVLTNESIFELPDLPRSLAVVGSGVVGLELGQALHRLGVRTVCFSHSDRLGPFTDPELQRRAAALLGRELTLHQPVEIAVGRDGEQFAIAWRDQAGDHEVRVDAVLAAAGRHPDVADLQLARAGVPFDSFGRPLFDPHTMQCGTAPVFLAGDVSDDRPVLHEAADAGHIAGANAAAWPNVRPRPRRAPLMIAFTDPTMALVGTPWAALDAAQVEVGAIDYADQGRARVMGRNAGLVRIYARRACGTLLGAEMLGPRVEHTAHLLAWAVQSGLTVEQALAMPFYHPVIEEGIRSALRDLWARVERRPPPPPAPHDLECGPGT from the coding sequence ATGGAGGTGAAGCGGGTCGACGTCGCCGTCATCGGCGCCGGGACGGCGGGGCTGGCGGCGCGCCGTGCCGCGGTCGCGGCGGGGGCGAGCGTCGCGATCATCGAATCCGGCGCCTACGGCACCACCTGCGCGCGCGTCGGCTGCATGCCGTCGAAGCTGCTGATCGCGGCCGCCGACGCGGCGCACGAGGTGGCGCATGCCGGGCGGTTCGGCGTCCGCGTGCCGGACGGCGTGCGGATCGACGGCGCCGCGGTGCTGGCGCGGGTGCGGCGCGAACGCGACCGCTTCGTCGGCCTGGTCGCCGAGGGCGTGGCGGCGATTCCCGCCGCCGAGCGGATCCGCGGCCGCGCCCGCTTCGTCGCGCCCGGGGTGCTGGCGGTCGACGAGCACACCCGCATCGAGGCGCGCGCGGTGGTCGTCGCCACCGGCTCGAAGCCGACGCTGCCGCCGCCGCTGCTCGCGGCGGGCGCGCCGGTGCTGACCAACGAGTCGATCTTCGAGCTGCCCGACCTGCCGCGCTCGCTCGCGGTCGTCGGCAGCGGTGTCGTCGGCCTCGAGCTCGGGCAGGCCCTGCATCGGCTCGGCGTGCGGACCGTGTGCTTCTCCCACAGCGATCGTCTCGGGCCGTTCACCGACCCGGAATTGCAGCGCCGGGCCGCGGCGCTGCTCGGGCGCGAGCTGACCCTGCACCAGCCGGTGGAGATCGCCGTCGGGCGCGATGGCGAGCAGTTCGCCATCGCCTGGCGCGACCAGGCCGGCGACCACGAGGTTCGGGTCGACGCCGTGCTGGCGGCGGCCGGCCGTCATCCCGACGTCGCCGATCTGCAGTTGGCGCGGGCCGGCGTGCCGTTCGATTCGTTCGGACGGCCGCTGTTCGATCCCCACACCATGCAGTGCGGGACGGCGCCGGTGTTCCTCGCCGGGGACGTCAGCGACGATCGGCCGGTGCTGCACGAGGCCGCGGACGCGGGCCACATCGCCGGCGCCAACGCCGCCGCCTGGCCGAACGTCCGCCCGCGGCCGCGGCGGGCGCCGCTGATGATCGCCTTCACCGACCCCACCATGGCGCTGGTCGGCACGCCGTGGGCGGCGCTCGACGCCGCGCAGGTCGAGGTCGGCGCCATCGACTACGCCGACCAGGGGCGGGCGCGGGTCATGGGCCGCAACGCCGGGCTGGTGCGCATCTATGCCCGCCGCGCCTGCGGCACGCTGCTCGGCGCCGAGATGCTGGGACCGCGCGTCGAGCACACCGCGCACCTGCTCGCCTGGGCGGTGCAGTCGGGCCTGACCGTCGAGCAGGCGCTGGCCATGCCTTTCTACCACCCGGTCATCGAGGAGGGGATCCGCAGCGCGCTGCGCGACCTGTGGGCGCGCGTCGAACGCCGTCCGCCGCCGCCGCCGGCGCCGCACGATCTCGAATGCGGGCCCGGCACGTGA